A genomic segment from Tuwongella immobilis encodes:
- the pabB gene encoding aminodeoxychorismate synthase component I, with protein MNHNFHSPILEELHPCPTVWSIAEQLGDLPHLLVLESSDFHPERGRYSFITADPVDWFQRSTQSVETNENLLKWYALYQSFPIARIPELPPFQAGVAGLFGYDWNQSLESIKSPQYSDFDVPTLALGVYDWVIAWDHLLQRCWLLSTGVQSSATISNSHAAFRIRQVRSWLARSKPPLPHSWKRRSLDSLAPQFPLPNWENVLSTFSPISYRDAIRRTIDYIHAGDCFQINLAQRLLTHQIDHPLALYRRSRDRNPSPFGVYLDLGTAQIISASPERFLSVTNGVVETRPIKGTRPMGQSADEDRLLLEDLLTNPKDRAENIMIVDLLRNDIGKCCDFGSVVVPKICEIESYRHLHHLVSEVRGRLRPRVRSIDLLQACFPGGSITGAPKVRAMEIIAEIEPTRRGAYCGSVGYIGWDGRMDTNILIRTMTVQDGWIQFPVGGGIVADSQPDREYDETLTKAHGMLRSVR; from the coding sequence ATGAATCACAACTTCCATTCTCCGATTCTCGAAGAGCTTCACCCATGTCCGACGGTATGGTCGATTGCCGAACAACTTGGTGATCTCCCTCATTTACTGGTTCTCGAAAGTAGTGATTTTCATCCAGAGCGTGGGCGGTATAGTTTTATTACTGCCGATCCAGTCGATTGGTTTCAACGCTCAACGCAAAGTGTTGAAACCAATGAGAACTTATTGAAATGGTACGCCCTCTATCAGTCATTTCCGATCGCCCGCATCCCTGAACTGCCGCCTTTTCAAGCTGGAGTTGCCGGATTATTCGGATACGATTGGAATCAATCATTAGAATCCATCAAATCACCTCAATACTCCGATTTTGATGTTCCTACTCTGGCACTTGGTGTTTATGACTGGGTTATCGCTTGGGACCACCTCCTCCAACGTTGCTGGCTCCTCTCCACTGGCGTTCAATCAAGCGCCACAATCTCCAACTCTCACGCAGCCTTTCGAATCCGCCAAGTTCGATCTTGGTTGGCACGTTCCAAACCTCCACTCCCTCACTCCTGGAAGCGCCGTTCCTTAGACTCTCTTGCACCGCAATTTCCACTCCCGAATTGGGAAAACGTCCTCAGTACATTCTCCCCAATCAGTTATCGAGACGCGATCCGCCGTACAATTGATTACATCCATGCCGGGGATTGCTTCCAAATCAACTTGGCTCAGCGACTATTAACCCATCAGATTGATCATCCACTAGCACTCTATCGACGATCACGTGACCGTAACCCTTCGCCCTTCGGCGTGTATTTGGATCTTGGAACTGCTCAAATCATCTCAGCCTCTCCTGAACGATTTTTGTCGGTCACCAATGGAGTCGTCGAAACTCGTCCAATAAAGGGGACACGCCCAATGGGACAATCAGCCGACGAAGACCGACTCCTGCTCGAAGACCTTCTCACCAATCCAAAGGACCGTGCGGAAAATATAATGATTGTTGATTTACTTCGAAATGATATCGGGAAATGTTGTGATTTCGGCAGTGTGGTCGTCCCAAAAATCTGTGAGATCGAATCCTATCGGCATCTCCATCATTTAGTATCCGAAGTTCGTGGCAGATTACGCCCCCGTGTTCGATCAATTGACCTCCTTCAAGCTTGTTTTCCAGGAGGGTCAATTACTGGTGCTCCAAAGGTGCGAGCAATGGAAATTATCGCCGAAATTGAACCGACTCGAAGAGGAGCCTACTGCGGATCGGTGGGATACATCGGATGGGATGGTCGAATGGATACAAACATTCTCATTCGAACCATGACGGTTCAAGATGGCTGGATTCAATTTCCCGTGGGAGGTGGGATCGTTGCCGATTCTCAACCAGATCGAGAATACGACGAGACACTCACAAAAGCCCACGGGATGTTACGCTCGGTACGGTAG
- a CDS encoding alpha/beta hydrolase, whose protein sequence is MMKWVYGLVIMLSTSSVVWAEVPSKLKVVQHQKSIPYRSDDAADREKHCLDVFYPKDQKNVPVLFFVHGGAWRSGNKEMYAKIGEVFAARGLVTVIPNYRLSPKVKHPGHIEDVCDALKWTIENIEKYGGNRKQIFVSGHSAGGHLVALLATNPTYLQAKKLTVEAIRGVIPISGVYSILPIGLFTTVFGSDSQLMRDVSPLEQVRAGLPPFLILYGDADFPTCDLVSQAFQKRLLEKKVQAECCEIAKRDHIEIIRNAMLGDDPIVTKILSFIREKGEPPLKKNLSSQ, encoded by the coding sequence ATGATGAAATGGGTTTATGGATTGGTGATCATGCTTTCCACAAGTTCGGTTGTGTGGGCGGAAGTACCGAGTAAGCTGAAAGTTGTGCAACACCAGAAATCAATTCCATATCGAAGTGATGATGCGGCTGATCGGGAAAAACATTGTCTCGACGTGTTCTACCCGAAGGACCAGAAAAACGTACCCGTTCTCTTTTTTGTTCATGGCGGAGCATGGCGTTCCGGAAACAAAGAGATGTACGCAAAAATCGGCGAAGTTTTTGCAGCTCGAGGCCTTGTCACCGTTATTCCGAATTATCGACTCTCGCCAAAAGTTAAACATCCCGGACATATTGAAGATGTGTGCGATGCGTTGAAGTGGACCATCGAAAACATCGAAAAATATGGCGGGAATCGAAAACAGATATTTGTGAGTGGACACTCCGCAGGGGGCCACCTCGTCGCATTGTTAGCAACTAACCCAACGTATCTCCAAGCAAAAAAACTAACGGTGGAAGCGATTCGTGGTGTGATTCCCATTTCAGGAGTGTACAGTATTTTACCGATTGGATTGTTCACAACTGTTTTTGGGAGTGACTCACAACTCATGCGTGATGTTTCTCCATTGGAGCAAGTCCGGGCGGGACTTCCGCCATTTCTTATTTTGTATGGGGATGCTGATTTCCCAACCTGCGATCTCGTGTCGCAAGCGTTCCAGAAGCGACTCCTTGAGAAAAAAGTTCAAGCGGAATGCTGTGAGATCGCCAAGCGTGATCATATTGAAATCATCCGCAATGCCATGCTGGGCGATGACCCGATTGTCACGAAAATACTCAGTTTCATTCGAGAGAAAGGGGAACCCCCCTTGAAAAAAAATCTCTCAAGTCAGTGA
- a CDS encoding DUF1501 domain-containing protein encodes MNPSQFNRRQFLTRSANGFGLLALTALLADDQSVVAADRDPLSVKPTHFPAKAKSVIFLFMDGGPSQVDTFDPKPRLTRDHGKAFTGKIEPTQFNNIGKIYGSPWKFRKYGESGIPISDLFPNIATCADDLAVIRSMVSNFSEHTNANYFIHTGHGQQGRPSMGAWTTYGLGSESKNFPGFIVIGSGMIPPGGMDCFNNGFLPASYQGSLFKNGPLPVADLRPANQSAAASEQKRKLLRRLDQSILSQLGNPDPLESAVQNYELAFRMQTAVPELMDIKSESQKTQELYGLDESRTSLFGRQCLIARRLVERGVRFIELLCPNLGFDRWDQHNQLKAGHEANAAAVDKPIAGLLKDLKSRGLLDSTLVVWAGEFGRTPMAQGSDGRDHNPFGFSIWMAGGGIQGGTIHGETDEFGYHAIANKVEIHDLHATMLHLLGLDHTKTTYRFGGRDMRLTDVFGEVVHPIIRS; translated from the coding sequence ATGAATCCATCACAATTCAATCGTCGACAGTTTCTCACCCGTTCCGCAAATGGGTTCGGGCTGCTTGCATTGACCGCATTGCTTGCGGATGATCAATCTGTAGTCGCTGCAGATCGCGATCCATTGAGCGTGAAACCGACGCATTTTCCTGCAAAAGCAAAATCGGTCATCTTTCTATTTATGGATGGTGGCCCAAGTCAGGTTGATACCTTTGATCCAAAACCGCGTTTAACTCGGGATCACGGGAAAGCATTTACCGGGAAAATTGAACCGACCCAATTCAACAACATTGGGAAAATTTATGGTTCTCCATGGAAGTTCCGGAAATACGGCGAGTCAGGGATTCCGATCAGCGATTTATTCCCAAATATCGCAACCTGCGCGGACGATCTCGCTGTTATCCGGTCGATGGTTTCCAACTTCTCAGAACACACAAACGCAAATTATTTCATCCATACTGGACATGGTCAACAAGGTCGTCCAAGTATGGGAGCCTGGACGACTTATGGTTTAGGAAGCGAGAGCAAGAACTTCCCCGGGTTTATCGTGATCGGGAGCGGAATGATCCCTCCCGGCGGGATGGATTGTTTTAACAATGGTTTCCTCCCTGCCTCCTACCAAGGATCACTGTTTAAAAATGGTCCTTTACCGGTTGCCGACCTTCGACCAGCAAATCAATCGGCTGCCGCATCCGAACAAAAACGCAAACTATTACGACGGCTAGATCAATCCATTTTATCGCAGCTGGGAAATCCAGATCCACTCGAATCTGCTGTCCAAAACTATGAGCTAGCCTTCCGGATGCAAACGGCTGTGCCGGAACTCATGGATATCAAGAGCGAATCACAAAAAACTCAAGAGCTGTATGGTCTCGATGAGTCCCGCACCTCCCTCTTCGGAAGACAATGTCTCATTGCTCGGCGACTTGTCGAACGTGGGGTGCGATTCATCGAATTATTGTGTCCAAACCTCGGTTTCGATCGTTGGGATCAACATAATCAACTCAAAGCTGGTCATGAGGCCAATGCAGCAGCTGTCGATAAACCGATCGCTGGTCTCTTAAAAGACCTTAAATCTCGCGGATTACTCGATTCAACGCTTGTCGTTTGGGCCGGGGAATTCGGTAGAACACCGATGGCACAAGGTAGTGATGGCCGAGACCATAATCCATTTGGCTTCTCAATCTGGATGGCCGGAGGTGGTATTCAAGGTGGCACCATTCACGGTGAAACCGACGAGTTTGGATATCATGCGATTGCGAATAAAGTAGAAATTCATGATCTCCATGCTACGATGTTACATCTACTCGGACTCGATCACACAAAAACAACCTATCGATTCGGCGGCCGAGATATGCGACTCACCGATGTTTTTGGCGAAGTAGTCCATCCCATTATTCGGAGTTAG
- a CDS encoding PSD1 and planctomycete cytochrome C domain-containing protein, with the protein MSLSHLRYLLTILVVATIHSLASADPKIDFFEAKIRPVLIENCFSCHAEQKQKGGLRVDSLAALIAGGDSGTALVPGKPDSSLIIQVLEYSGDTKMPPRGKLGAGVIADFTTWIRDGAVWPKGSDNSGMVKTISVLQDPKRLNHWSFQPIQNPKIPNVTNRNWSPNPIDQFILEKLEKNQLTPAKQTDRATLLRRLTFTLTGLPPSPEEIRQFEQDQSPDAVAQKIVELMNRPTYGERWARHWMDLVRYAETYGHEFDFTIPEAWKYRDYLIRAFQQDIPYSQLIREHLAGDLLENPRLHPDTRANESILGTGFWHFGEAKHSPVDVRQDEAERIDNQLDVFSKTFLALTLSCARCHDHKFDPIPTKDYYALTGILQSSRYQLAYLDDPKPVQAIQSELRNRIDRLAMELPKVNLERALQLLARDPFESQLLSVFALGQKDRLPKLTEIADQLRSRQDKWKQWRESGIVLGDFRAGNSWDWHATGHSFPSKPNSSPRLTVADDGKLQVRPAGWFDSGEFGKKLEGDLRSPTFEIQRNRIWYRVRGHAARINLILDGLRLIQNPIYGGLTIHVNHGDQPRWIEMDVAMWKGHRAYVEILDSAGGSIAIEQVIQADGPPPQESEPSSELLNLVQRRDELPLDVEFLGSIPEFSTILLQTQIREANLQTLHSQIDSVRTRQDQFPTPNRGLAMLDGTPEDDRVHIRGNHKNLGAVVPRRSFEIFDGASGYQTTGSGRLELANRLASGKNPLIARVIVNRVWHYHFGVGLVPTTDDFGIQGQSPTHPELLDWLASWFMEHGWSIKKLHSLILTSQTFQMQSVHHDPKATQVDPLNRVYHRMPIRRLEAEAIRDSLLAISGRLDLRAGGPSVEPHLTDFMVGRGRPSVSGPLDGNGRRSIYLGVRRNFLNPWFLAFDYPSPFSTMGRRTVSNVPAQALAMLNNPFVHEQSKLWAQRMIREIPSDQPLRIQTMWRMAFGKAPTPDELQSVQHFLDEQRGLYGKSDDPRIWEDLAHVMVNSKNFIFIP; encoded by the coding sequence ATGAGCCTCTCGCATCTTCGCTATCTCCTTACAATTCTTGTGGTTGCGACGATTCATTCGCTTGCGTCTGCTGACCCCAAGATTGATTTCTTTGAGGCAAAAATTCGACCGGTCCTGATCGAAAATTGCTTTTCTTGTCATGCTGAGCAGAAACAGAAAGGCGGGCTTCGAGTCGATTCCCTCGCGGCGCTAATCGCAGGAGGCGATTCGGGGACAGCGCTGGTCCCTGGAAAACCTGACTCCAGTCTGATTATTCAGGTTCTGGAATACTCGGGTGATACGAAGATGCCCCCGCGTGGCAAACTTGGGGCCGGGGTGATCGCCGACTTCACCACATGGATCCGTGACGGCGCCGTTTGGCCAAAAGGCAGTGACAACTCTGGTATGGTCAAAACGATCTCTGTACTCCAAGATCCAAAGCGACTGAACCATTGGTCCTTCCAACCAATTCAGAATCCAAAAATCCCGAATGTGACGAATCGAAATTGGTCACCCAATCCAATTGATCAATTCATTCTTGAAAAACTCGAAAAAAATCAGTTAACTCCTGCCAAGCAAACCGATCGAGCTACCCTGCTCCGACGGCTCACCTTCACCCTAACGGGGTTGCCGCCTTCCCCCGAAGAAATTCGCCAGTTTGAGCAGGATCAATCCCCTGATGCGGTTGCCCAAAAGATTGTGGAACTGATGAACCGCCCCACATATGGGGAACGTTGGGCACGGCATTGGATGGATCTCGTCCGTTATGCCGAGACTTACGGGCACGAATTTGATTTCACAATTCCAGAAGCCTGGAAATATCGAGATTATTTGATTCGAGCCTTTCAACAAGACATTCCCTACTCGCAACTCATCCGGGAACATTTGGCTGGTGATCTCCTTGAAAACCCGCGGCTGCACCCTGATACTCGTGCAAACGAGTCGATTCTTGGAACTGGGTTCTGGCACTTTGGTGAGGCGAAACACTCTCCCGTCGACGTTCGACAAGATGAGGCGGAACGGATTGATAATCAGCTAGATGTTTTTTCCAAAACTTTTCTTGCGCTCACGCTCAGTTGCGCTCGATGTCACGATCATAAATTCGATCCGATCCCGACCAAAGACTATTATGCACTAACTGGAATCCTTCAATCGTCTCGCTACCAGTTGGCTTATCTGGACGACCCAAAACCAGTTCAAGCAATTCAATCAGAGCTTCGGAATCGGATCGATCGACTTGCGATGGAACTTCCGAAAGTTAATCTCGAGCGTGCGTTGCAACTCCTAGCTCGCGATCCGTTTGAAAGTCAACTACTCTCGGTTTTTGCGCTCGGACAGAAGGATCGTCTGCCCAAATTAACGGAAATTGCGGACCAACTTCGATCGCGACAGGATAAATGGAAACAATGGCGCGAAAGTGGGATTGTCCTCGGTGATTTCCGAGCTGGCAACAGTTGGGATTGGCATGCCACAGGGCACTCGTTCCCTTCGAAACCGAATTCATCACCACGTCTGACCGTTGCAGACGATGGAAAACTTCAGGTTCGTCCAGCCGGTTGGTTTGACTCTGGTGAGTTTGGAAAGAAGTTGGAAGGCGACCTTCGATCTCCAACGTTTGAAATTCAACGGAATCGAATCTGGTATCGCGTTCGTGGACATGCGGCAAGAATTAATTTGATCTTAGATGGCCTTCGCCTCATTCAAAATCCAATTTATGGTGGCTTAACGATTCATGTCAATCACGGAGATCAACCGCGTTGGATTGAGATGGACGTTGCAATGTGGAAGGGACATCGCGCATACGTCGAAATTCTTGATTCCGCTGGGGGATCAATCGCGATTGAACAAGTGATTCAAGCGGATGGTCCACCGCCACAAGAATCTGAGCCCAGTTCTGAACTCCTCAATCTCGTTCAACGACGCGATGAACTGCCACTCGATGTTGAGTTTCTCGGATCGATTCCCGAGTTTTCAACGATCCTGTTGCAAACTCAGATTCGAGAAGCGAATCTCCAAACGCTCCATTCTCAAATTGATTCCGTTCGCACCCGACAAGACCAGTTCCCAACTCCGAATCGTGGCCTTGCCATGTTGGATGGAACTCCTGAGGATGATCGCGTTCACATTCGCGGAAATCACAAAAATCTTGGGGCCGTTGTTCCACGACGATCGTTCGAAATCTTTGATGGTGCCAGTGGATATCAAACGACTGGGAGTGGTCGCCTGGAACTCGCGAATCGGCTCGCTTCCGGGAAAAATCCTTTAATTGCTCGAGTTATCGTGAACCGTGTTTGGCACTACCATTTTGGTGTCGGCTTGGTCCCGACCACCGATGATTTTGGTATTCAAGGACAATCCCCGACGCATCCAGAACTCCTGGATTGGCTTGCCTCATGGTTTATGGAACATGGTTGGTCCATTAAGAAACTTCACTCGCTCATTTTAACATCTCAGACGTTTCAAATGCAGAGTGTGCATCACGACCCGAAGGCGACTCAAGTCGACCCGCTAAATCGCGTTTATCATCGGATGCCCATTCGTCGGCTCGAAGCCGAAGCAATCCGAGACTCCCTCCTTGCGATCTCCGGGAGACTCGATCTTCGTGCTGGCGGACCGAGTGTCGAACCGCACCTAACTGATTTCATGGTTGGACGTGGCCGGCCGAGTGTATCGGGTCCGTTAGATGGAAATGGCAGACGAAGTATTTATCTTGGCGTTCGTCGAAATTTTCTCAACCCGTGGTTTCTCGCATTTGATTACCCATCACCATTCAGCACGATGGGGCGACGGACGGTATCGAATGTTCCCGCACAAGCTTTAGCAATGTTGAACAACCCGTTTGTCCATGAACAATCGAAACTCTGGGCTCAGCGGATGATCCGGGAGATCCCGAGTGATCAACCACTCCGAATCCAAACCATGTGGCGGATGGCTTTTGGAAAAGCTCCAACGCCGGATGAACTCCAAAGTGTTCAGCACTTTCTCGATGAACAACGCGGACTTTACGGAAAATCGGACGATCCCCGCATTTGGGAAGATCTCGCGCATGTCATGGTGAACTCAAAGAATTTCATCTTTATTCCATGA
- a CDS encoding RNA polymerase sigma factor yields the protein MNLDDRRLIEHCLQGNLQAYGELVRRYQDRLYNAIYRVLDHADDTQDVVQEAFMNAFQSLSSFKGDSEFFTWLYRIAFNTAISLKRKRRVLLSLEPENDGSMSLDPIDPSERTQPGASLERTEQELKLNHALQRLSPEHRLVLVLKDIEGQKYERIAEILDVPIGTIRSRLHRARLELRELLIAGESDPDS from the coding sequence GTGAACCTCGATGATCGACGTCTGATCGAGCATTGCCTTCAGGGGAATCTCCAAGCGTATGGAGAGTTGGTCCGTCGATACCAAGATCGCTTGTATAATGCAATCTATCGGGTGCTTGACCACGCAGATGATACGCAAGATGTTGTTCAAGAAGCGTTTATGAATGCGTTTCAATCGCTTTCTTCATTCAAAGGCGACTCGGAGTTCTTCACCTGGCTGTATCGGATCGCATTCAACACGGCGATTAGCCTCAAGCGGAAACGACGGGTTTTGCTGAGCTTGGAGCCAGAAAACGATGGATCTATGAGTCTGGATCCAATCGATCCCTCGGAGCGAACACAGCCGGGGGCCTCACTGGAACGCACCGAACAAGAGTTGAAGTTGAATCATGCCTTGCAACGACTCTCACCTGAACATCGACTAGTGCTTGTTTTGAAAGATATCGAAGGCCAGAAATATGAGCGGATTGCAGAGATTCTGGATGTTCCGATTGGAACGATTCGGAGTCGCTTGCACCGGGCCAGACTCGAACTGCGTGAATTGTTAATCGCGGGGGAATCAGATCCTGATTCTTGA
- a CDS encoding ferredoxin--NADP reductase, producing the protein MSLTPEQITELRQQRYNGTVVYLQKAHSDLMILRVKPDFPRPKHVAGQYCSLGLGNWEIRVPGTQEEVLSEAEESKVVRRAYSLSCSMLQDDHSLFPMEQQEWLEFYIVLVRDNGEGNKAPQLTPRLFMLKEGDRINVGEKITGHYTLDHVKPQDNVIFLGTGTGEAPHNYMVWELLKKGHQGKILSASCVRLSRDLGYLSTHQKLMSRFDNYRYLPLTTRELQPGTHKVYIQDLITSGELERQLGTTLSPETTHVYLCGNPKMIGVPVKNPTTGLREYPEPTGVIELLERMGFKADDARTKTKGNIHFEEYW; encoded by the coding sequence GTGTCTCTGACCCCGGAACAGATCACCGAGCTTCGACAACAACGCTATAATGGAACGGTTGTCTATCTTCAAAAAGCCCACTCGGATCTGATGATCTTACGGGTGAAACCCGATTTTCCCCGCCCAAAACACGTTGCCGGCCAGTATTGTTCTTTGGGACTTGGAAATTGGGAAATTCGCGTTCCTGGAACTCAAGAAGAGGTGCTCTCAGAAGCCGAAGAATCGAAGGTCGTTCGGCGTGCATATTCGCTGAGTTGCTCGATGCTGCAAGACGATCATTCGCTTTTTCCGATGGAGCAACAAGAATGGTTGGAGTTTTATATTGTACTGGTTCGAGATAATGGAGAAGGGAATAAAGCCCCGCAGTTGACGCCTCGACTGTTTATGTTGAAAGAAGGCGATCGGATTAACGTCGGGGAGAAAATTACCGGCCATTATACACTCGATCATGTGAAGCCCCAAGATAATGTGATTTTTCTTGGAACCGGGACTGGTGAAGCCCCCCATAATTACATGGTTTGGGAACTTCTGAAGAAGGGGCATCAAGGGAAGATTCTTTCAGCGAGTTGCGTTCGATTGAGCCGCGATTTGGGGTATCTTTCCACGCATCAGAAACTCATGTCTCGATTCGATAATTATCGATATTTGCCATTGACCACCCGGGAGTTACAACCGGGCACGCACAAAGTCTATATTCAAGACTTGATTACGTCAGGAGAGCTCGAGCGCCAACTCGGTACAACCTTGTCCCCCGAGACAACCCATGTCTATCTTTGCGGTAACCCGAAGATGATCGGAGTTCCGGTTAAAAATCCGACGACTGGGTTGCGAGAATATCCGGAACCAACCGGTGTGATTGAGCTCTTGGAACGAATGGGGTTTAAAGCGGATGATGCCCGAACAAAGACAAAGGGCAACATCCATTTCGAAGAATACTGGTGA
- a CDS encoding serine/threonine protein kinase, with the protein MADAAEMIAGYKLRTLLQTGAVSQVYEVVEPSSGRHFAMKILLPEFSENRDVRQNLFHEAKVGIELRHDNIIRIVKVDESRETPHFIMEFFPAGSLRGRLQSKDLGFLREHAAKILKQSATALAYMNSSGWVHCDVKADNILVNSLGELRMIDFAISKKIPTGFARWFHRKKKPQGTPSFMSPEQIRDEILDGRADIYSWGATMYEILTGRPPFRASSQNELLKKHLIDKPDSPIAYNSDLSDDICALILKCLAKKPEDRFANFHDILIKLRDMRIYKVKPIPKKS; encoded by the coding sequence ATGGCAGATGCTGCCGAAATGATTGCTGGTTATAAACTGCGGACACTTCTTCAAACTGGTGCAGTATCCCAGGTTTACGAAGTGGTGGAGCCGTCCAGTGGTCGGCATTTCGCCATGAAGATTCTCCTTCCCGAATTTTCAGAAAACCGTGATGTGCGGCAAAACTTGTTCCATGAAGCAAAGGTTGGGATTGAGCTGCGTCACGATAATATCATCCGAATTGTGAAAGTGGATGAGAGTCGTGAGACACCACACTTTATCATGGAATTTTTCCCAGCAGGTAGTCTAAGAGGACGGCTCCAATCGAAAGATTTGGGATTTCTTCGAGAACACGCAGCGAAGATTCTAAAACAATCCGCAACAGCTCTCGCGTATATGAATTCTTCTGGCTGGGTTCATTGCGACGTGAAAGCAGACAATATCTTGGTCAACTCACTCGGCGAGTTGCGGATGATCGACTTCGCGATTTCGAAGAAAATACCCACGGGATTTGCTCGGTGGTTCCATCGAAAGAAAAAGCCACAGGGAACACCGAGCTTTATGTCTCCTGAGCAGATTCGTGATGAGATCTTGGACGGGCGTGCCGACATTTACAGTTGGGGCGCCACGATGTATGAAATCTTAACGGGTCGCCCTCCATTTCGTGCATCGTCACAGAATGAGCTACTGAAAAAACACTTGATCGATAAACCAGATTCTCCGATCGCGTATAACTCGGATCTTTCGGATGATATCTGTGCGTTGATTCTAAAATGTTTAGCGAAGAAACCAGAAGACCGATTTGCAAATTTCCATGATATTCTGATCAAGCTTCGCGATATGCGCATTTACAAAGTCAAGCCGATTCCAAAAAAATCGTGA
- a CDS encoding acetyl-CoA carboxylase carboxyltransferase subunit alpha, giving the protein MAPPTPLAFESEIHQLEELLSKLEQESKGVNPTEEIRQIRKELTNLKKNKYANLDPWETVLVSRHPQRPQTMDYVDLMFDDFVELHGDRAFGDDRAIRCGFARLGDHRVMLIGHQKGHTLQERQACFYGCAHPEGYRKALNKMRLAAKFKIPIICFIDTPGAFPGIGAEERGQAQLIATSLLEMSKLTTPVVCVVIGEGGSGGALGIGIGDRVSMLKHAYYSVISPEGCAGILWKKATEETKSRAASALRMTSSYLEKLKIIDDVIPEPLGGAHRDHNEMANTLKTYLLRYLRELKGLSTDVLMEQRYLKFRKMGVYLDPLAASGS; this is encoded by the coding sequence ATGGCACCACCGACACCACTCGCATTCGAGTCGGAGATCCACCAACTGGAGGAATTACTCTCCAAGTTGGAGCAAGAATCGAAAGGAGTCAATCCAACCGAGGAGATTCGGCAGATTCGCAAAGAATTGACGAATCTTAAGAAAAATAAGTACGCGAATCTTGACCCTTGGGAAACAGTGCTGGTATCCCGTCATCCACAACGTCCGCAAACAATGGATTATGTTGATCTAATGTTTGATGACTTCGTTGAGTTGCACGGCGATCGTGCATTCGGAGACGATCGAGCAATTCGCTGTGGCTTCGCTCGCCTGGGTGATCATCGAGTGATGTTAATTGGCCATCAGAAAGGGCACACGCTTCAAGAGCGACAAGCCTGTTTTTACGGATGCGCACACCCAGAAGGGTATCGAAAAGCGCTCAATAAAATGCGGCTTGCCGCAAAGTTCAAGATTCCAATCATCTGCTTCATCGATACTCCGGGAGCATTTCCTGGAATTGGTGCTGAAGAACGGGGGCAGGCACAATTAATCGCTACCTCGCTTCTCGAGATGTCCAAACTAACAACACCGGTCGTTTGTGTGGTGATTGGTGAAGGGGGGTCTGGAGGCGCACTCGGTATTGGAATTGGTGATCGAGTCTCGATGCTCAAGCATGCGTATTATTCAGTGATTAGCCCAGAAGGATGTGCAGGGATTCTTTGGAAAAAAGCAACTGAAGAAACGAAATCTCGAGCCGCTTCAGCGCTACGAATGACATCTAGCTATCTCGAAAAACTCAAGATCATCGACGATGTGATTCCAGAGCCGCTTGGCGGGGCACATCGCGATCATAATGAAATGGCAAACACCTTAAAGACCTATCTTCTCCGCTATTTGCGGGAGTTAAAGGGACTTTCAACCGATGTGCTGATGGAACAACGGTATCTGAAGTTTCGGAAGATGGGTGTTTATTTGGATCCATTGGCAGCGAGTGGTTCATGA
- a CDS encoding ABA4-like family protein, with translation MSWATIFTISNVIVIPFWLLMIVAPNWRVTQRVLDSLRPLLILPCLYLVLLSTTFGSVLPLLTQPPTLELIQQLLSTPQGATIGWIHFLAFDFFVGRWIWLETRAKRWSIWIIRLILVFTFMLGPIGLLLYLVGRELSEKRH, from the coding sequence ATGAGTTGGGCAACGATCTTCACGATATCGAATGTCATCGTCATCCCGTTCTGGTTGTTGATGATCGTTGCTCCGAATTGGCGAGTGACTCAAAGGGTTCTCGATTCTCTGAGACCTTTGCTGATTCTCCCATGTCTTTATTTGGTTCTCCTGAGTACCACATTCGGTTCTGTGTTGCCATTACTGACACAGCCGCCCACTCTCGAATTGATCCAGCAATTGTTAAGCACTCCTCAGGGAGCAACGATTGGCTGGATTCATTTCCTTGCCTTTGACTTCTTTGTTGGAAGATGGATCTGGCTGGAAACTCGAGCAAAGCGATGGTCCATCTGGATCATCCGACTGATTTTAGTTTTCACGTTCATGCTCGGCCCGATTGGATTATTGCTCTATCTCGTCGGGCGCGAGCTTTCAGAAAAACGTCATTGA